A genomic stretch from Mycobacterium paraterrae includes:
- a CDS encoding DUF3052 domain-containing protein, translated as MVAADDAPSSARKLGIQPGQVVQEWGWDEDTDDDIRADVEDACGGELLDEDTDEVVDVVLLWWRDDDGDLVDTLMDAIASLADDGVVWVLTPKTGKPGHVQPAEIAEAAPTAGLMPTSSVNLGDWAASRLVPPKSKAAGRR; from the coding sequence GTGGTGGCCGCGGATGACGCCCCGAGCTCTGCCCGAAAACTGGGCATCCAACCAGGGCAGGTTGTCCAGGAGTGGGGTTGGGACGAGGACACCGACGACGACATCCGCGCCGACGTGGAGGATGCGTGCGGCGGCGAGTTGCTCGACGAAGACACCGATGAAGTGGTCGATGTCGTCCTGTTGTGGTGGCGCGACGACGACGGTGACCTGGTGGACACGCTGATGGACGCGATCGCCTCGCTAGCCGACGACGGCGTGGTCTGGGTGCTGACACCCAAGACCGGCAAGCCCGGTCACGTGCAGCCCGCCGAGATCGCGGAGGCGGCGCCCACCGCCGGTCTGATGCCGACCTCCTCGGTCAACCTCGGCGACTGGGCCGCCAGCCGGCTGGTGCCGCCGAAATCGAAAGCAGCCGGGCGGCGTTGA
- a CDS encoding peroxiredoxin has product MLPVGSTAPDFTLLDQNRQPVTLSDFRGTKDVLLVFFPLAFTGICQGELDEIRDRLPVFENDDRAVLAISVGPAPTHRVWATQSGFLFPVLSDFWPHGAVSKAYGVFNDDAGVSNRGTFVVDRSGAIRFAEMKQPGEARDQRLWLDALAALTA; this is encoded by the coding sequence ATGCTGCCGGTCGGTAGCACCGCACCGGACTTCACCCTGCTCGACCAGAACCGACAGCCGGTCACGCTCAGCGACTTTCGCGGCACCAAAGACGTGCTGCTGGTGTTCTTTCCGCTCGCGTTCACCGGCATCTGCCAAGGCGAACTCGACGAGATCCGCGACCGGTTGCCCGTCTTCGAGAACGACGACCGGGCGGTGCTGGCCATCTCGGTGGGGCCGGCGCCCACCCACAGGGTGTGGGCCACCCAGAGCGGTTTCCTGTTCCCCGTCCTCTCCGATTTTTGGCCACATGGCGCCGTCAGCAAGGCCTACGGGGTGTTCAACGACGACGCCGGCGTCTCAAACCGCGGCACCTTCGTCGTCGACCGGTCCGGGGCGATCAGATTCGCGGAAATGAAACAGCCCGGCGAGGCTCGCGACCAGCGACTGTGGCTCGACGCACTGGCGGCGTTGACCGCCTAG
- a CDS encoding ATP-binding protein: MRGLRLPHARAIAADVLATARAQRWDPTEVIKALLTEESAGRARSMLAARRKAAGFPTGKTFDVWDPNASSIPLPTQQALQTLEWVGRRENLVVCGPAGTGKTFFLEALGQKVIEAGMPVAWFTLEQIGVLVRAHRADDSLGKAVAKIVRAELVVIDDVGLLPVGADAAEGLYRIVEAAYERRSVAISSNLHPSGFDELMPKTLATATVDRLLHHAHLCQTSGDSVRLAQALHGKGVKPLS; the protein is encoded by the coding sequence ATGCGTGGGCTGCGGTTGCCGCACGCCCGCGCGATCGCCGCCGACGTGCTGGCCACTGCCCGAGCTCAACGCTGGGACCCCACCGAGGTGATCAAAGCGCTGCTGACCGAGGAGTCCGCCGGCCGGGCCCGGTCCATGCTGGCCGCCCGCCGCAAAGCCGCCGGCTTCCCGACCGGGAAGACATTCGACGTGTGGGACCCCAATGCGTCGTCGATCCCGTTACCGACCCAGCAGGCGCTACAGACCCTGGAGTGGGTGGGTCGTCGGGAGAACCTGGTGGTCTGCGGGCCCGCTGGCACCGGCAAGACGTTCTTCCTCGAAGCGTTGGGGCAGAAGGTCATCGAAGCCGGGATGCCGGTGGCGTGGTTCACCCTCGAGCAGATCGGGGTCCTGGTTCGGGCGCACCGCGCTGACGATTCGTTGGGCAAGGCCGTGGCCAAGATCGTGCGTGCCGAGCTCGTGGTGATTGACGACGTTGGACTGTTGCCCGTCGGTGCCGATGCCGCTGAAGGGCTCTACCGCATCGTCGAGGCCGCCTATGAACGGCGCTCGGTGGCGATCTCATCGAACCTGCACCCCAGTGGTTTCGATGAGCTGATGCCCAAGACGTTGGCGACTGCCACCGTGGACCGGCTGCTGCATCACGCGCACCTGTGCCAGACCAGCGGAGACTCCGTGCGGCTGGCCCAAGCCCTGCACGGGAAGGGAGTCAAACCCTTGAGCTGA
- a CDS encoding PucR family transcriptional regulator: MPDKQFRTPPTTLDLLDTVPESLLRRLKQYSGRFSTEAVSAMQERLPFFAELEASQRASLALVVQTAVANFVEWMTDPSSNVNYTARAFELMPQDLTQRMPLRHSVDMIRVTLEFFEEVAPLLARSDEQLTALTVGILKYSRDLAFSAATAYADAAEARGTWDSRMEATVVDAVVRGDTGPELLSRAAALNWDAGAPATVVVGIPAPGRENHASQDVRDIAARHGRAALTDVHGTYLVAIVSGQLTPTEKVFGALLDAFSDGPVVIGPTAPMLTAAYHSASEAISGMNAVAGWRGAPRPVLARELLPERALMGDAAAIAALHTDVMRPLADAGPTLTETLDAYLDCGGAIEACARKLFVHPNTVRYRLRRIADFTGRDPTLPRDAYVLRVAATVGHLAYQAQQSSAASNVVTPVTPPIEKDLVAPSVIGNVR; the protein is encoded by the coding sequence ATGCCCGACAAGCAGTTCCGCACTCCCCCGACAACCCTGGACCTGCTGGACACCGTTCCGGAGTCGCTGCTGCGGCGGTTGAAGCAGTATTCCGGCCGGTTCTCCACCGAAGCAGTGAGCGCCATGCAGGAGCGGCTCCCGTTCTTCGCGGAGTTGGAGGCCTCCCAGCGGGCCAGCTTGGCCCTGGTCGTGCAGACCGCTGTCGCCAACTTCGTCGAGTGGATGACCGACCCGAGCAGCAACGTCAACTACACCGCCCGGGCATTCGAGCTGATGCCCCAGGATCTGACCCAGCGCATGCCGCTGCGCCACTCCGTCGACATGATCCGGGTGACGCTGGAGTTCTTCGAGGAGGTCGCCCCGCTGCTGGCCCGCTCCGACGAGCAGCTGACGGCGCTGACGGTCGGGATTTTGAAGTACAGCCGCGACTTGGCGTTCAGCGCCGCGACGGCCTACGCCGACGCCGCCGAGGCGCGCGGAACCTGGGACAGCCGGATGGAGGCCACGGTCGTCGACGCAGTGGTCCGCGGCGACACCGGCCCCGAGTTGTTGTCCCGCGCCGCGGCGCTGAACTGGGACGCCGGGGCCCCGGCAACGGTGGTGGTGGGCATTCCGGCTCCCGGTCGGGAAAACCATGCCAGCCAGGACGTTCGCGACATCGCCGCGCGTCACGGTCGTGCAGCGCTGACCGACGTGCACGGCACGTATCTGGTGGCCATCGTGTCCGGCCAGCTGACGCCGACCGAGAAGGTCTTCGGCGCGCTGCTCGACGCCTTCTCCGACGGCCCGGTGGTGATCGGGCCGACCGCGCCGATGCTGACGGCGGCTTACCACAGCGCCAGCGAAGCGATCTCCGGGATGAACGCGGTGGCCGGTTGGCGGGGCGCGCCGCGCCCGGTGCTGGCTCGTGAACTACTACCCGAGCGGGCCCTGATGGGCGATGCGGCGGCTATCGCGGCCCTTCATACCGACGTGATGCGACCGCTGGCCGACGCCGGTCCGACCCTTACCGAGACGCTGGACGCTTACCTGGACTGCGGCGGCGCCATCGAGGCCTGTGCCCGCAAACTGTTCGTTCATCCAAACACGGTGCGATACCGGCTCCGACGTATCGCCGACTTCACCGGACGTGATCCGACGCTGCCACGCGACGCCTATGTCCTGCGCGTCGCGGCGACCGTGGGGCACCTCGCATACCAGGCCCAACAGTCCAGCGCTGCCAGCAACGTGGTGACGCCTGTCACTCCGCCGATCGAAAAGGACCTGGTCGCGCCGTCGGTGATCGGGAATGTCCGATAG
- the aceE gene encoding pyruvate dehydrogenase (acetyl-transferring), homodimeric type, with product MTTEFARQDLAKTSSATSEPDRVRVIREGVASYLPDIDPEETGEWLESFDELLERSGPARARYLMLRLLERAGEQRVALPSLTSTDYVNTIPTEMEPWFPGDEDVERRYRAWIRWNAAIMVHRAQRPGVGVGGHISTYASSAALYEVGFNHFFRGKSHPGGGDQVFIQGHASPGIYARAFLEGRLTTDQLDGFRQEHSHPGGGLPSYPHPRLMPDFWEFPTVSMGLGPMNAIYQARFNHYLHDRGLKDTSDQHVWAFLGDGEMDEPESRGLIQVAANEGLDNLTFVINCNLQRLDGPVRGNGKIIQELESFFRGAGWNVIKVVWGREWDALLHADRDGALVNLMNTTPDGDYQTYKANDGAYVRDHFFGRDPRTKALVESMTDAEIWNLKRGGHDYRKVYAAYRAAVDHHGQPTVILAKTIKGYSLGAHFQGRNATHQMKKLALQDLKDFRDAIRIPISDEQLEQDPYLPPYYHPGAEAPEIRYLLERRHALGGFVPERRTRTKALRLPGRDIYAPLKKGSGHQEVATTMATVRTFKELLRDKEIGPRIVPIIPDEARTFGMDSWFPSLKIYNRNGQLYTAVDADLMLAYKESEVGQILHEGINEAGSVASFTAAGTSYSTHNEPMIPIYIFYSMFGFQRTGDGLWAAADQMTRGFLLGATAGRTTLTGEGLQHADGQSLLLAATNPAVLSYDPAFAFEIAYIIEDGLRRMYGEHPENVLYYLTIYNEPYVQPAEPEHFDPEGVLRGVYRYRPAPEGRTNTANILASGVSMPSALRAAEMLAAEWDVATDVWSVTSWSELNRDGVAIQTQRLRHPERPAAEPYVTTALSKANGPFVAVSDWMRAVPEQIRPWVPGTYVTLGTDGFGFSDTRPAARRYFNTDAESQVVAVLEALARDGDIDPSVPVAAARQYRIDDVQAAPAQTSDPGPGA from the coding sequence TTGACCACCGAGTTCGCCCGCCAGGATCTGGCTAAAACATCAAGCGCCACAAGCGAACCCGATCGGGTGCGGGTGATCCGCGAAGGTGTCGCTTCCTACCTTCCCGACATCGATCCCGAGGAAACCGGCGAGTGGCTCGAATCCTTCGACGAGCTCCTCGAGCGTTCGGGACCGGCCCGTGCCCGCTACCTGATGCTCCGATTGCTCGAGCGAGCCGGTGAGCAGCGAGTCGCGCTGCCGTCACTGACATCGACCGACTACGTCAACACGATCCCGACCGAGATGGAGCCGTGGTTTCCCGGTGACGAGGACGTAGAACGCCGCTACCGCGCGTGGATCAGGTGGAACGCCGCCATCATGGTGCACCGCGCCCAGCGCCCGGGAGTCGGTGTAGGAGGCCATATTTCGACCTATGCGTCGTCGGCCGCGCTGTACGAAGTCGGCTTCAACCATTTCTTCCGGGGCAAGTCCCACCCCGGCGGCGGCGACCAGGTGTTCATTCAGGGCCACGCCTCCCCCGGTATCTACGCCAGGGCTTTCCTCGAGGGCCGGCTGACCACCGATCAACTCGACGGCTTCCGTCAAGAGCACAGCCACCCGGGCGGCGGTCTGCCGTCGTACCCGCACCCCCGGTTGATGCCAGACTTCTGGGAATTCCCGACGGTGTCGATGGGCCTCGGCCCGATGAACGCCATCTACCAGGCCAGGTTCAACCACTATCTGCACGACCGCGGCCTCAAGGACACCTCCGACCAGCACGTGTGGGCATTCCTCGGCGACGGCGAGATGGACGAGCCGGAGAGCCGCGGGCTCATCCAGGTCGCGGCCAACGAGGGTCTGGACAACTTGACGTTCGTCATCAACTGCAATTTGCAGCGACTCGACGGCCCGGTTCGCGGTAACGGCAAGATCATCCAGGAGTTGGAGTCGTTCTTCCGTGGCGCTGGCTGGAACGTGATCAAGGTGGTGTGGGGCCGCGAGTGGGACGCGCTGCTGCACGCCGACCGCGACGGGGCGTTGGTGAACCTGATGAACACCACGCCAGATGGCGATTACCAGACGTACAAAGCCAACGACGGCGCCTACGTGCGTGACCACTTCTTCGGCCGAGACCCGCGCACCAAGGCGCTCGTCGAGTCGATGACCGACGCCGAGATTTGGAACCTCAAGCGAGGCGGTCACGACTATCGCAAGGTCTATGCCGCCTACCGCGCCGCCGTCGACCACCACGGGCAGCCGACGGTGATCCTGGCCAAGACCATCAAGGGTTATTCGCTGGGCGCCCACTTTCAGGGCCGCAACGCCACCCACCAAATGAAAAAGCTTGCACTGCAAGATCTCAAGGACTTCCGCGACGCCATCCGCATCCCGATCAGCGACGAGCAACTCGAGCAGGATCCCTACCTGCCGCCGTACTACCACCCGGGCGCCGAGGCGCCGGAGATCCGCTACCTGCTGGAGCGGCGACATGCGTTGGGCGGCTTCGTCCCCGAGCGTCGCACCAGGACCAAGGCCCTGCGCCTGCCAGGCCGCGACATCTACGCACCCCTGAAGAAGGGGTCGGGCCACCAGGAGGTCGCCACCACGATGGCGACGGTCCGGACCTTCAAAGAGCTGTTGCGCGACAAAGAGATCGGGCCGCGCATCGTGCCGATCATTCCCGACGAGGCGCGCACGTTCGGCATGGACTCGTGGTTCCCGTCGCTGAAGATCTACAACCGCAACGGGCAGCTCTACACCGCCGTCGACGCCGATCTGATGTTGGCCTACAAGGAAAGCGAAGTCGGCCAGATCCTGCACGAAGGCATCAACGAGGCGGGGTCGGTGGCGTCGTTCACCGCGGCGGGCACGTCGTACTCGACGCACAACGAGCCGATGATCCCGATCTACATCTTCTATTCGATGTTCGGCTTTCAGCGGACCGGCGACGGGTTGTGGGCGGCCGCCGACCAGATGACGCGCGGCTTTCTACTCGGCGCGACTGCCGGGCGCACGACGCTAACCGGCGAGGGGCTGCAGCACGCCGACGGTCAGTCGCTGCTGCTGGCCGCCACCAACCCCGCGGTGCTGTCCTACGACCCGGCGTTCGCCTTCGAGATCGCCTACATCATCGAAGACGGCCTGCGCCGGATGTACGGCGAGCACCCCGAGAACGTCCTCTACTACCTGACGATCTACAACGAGCCGTACGTCCAGCCGGCGGAACCGGAGCACTTCGACCCCGAGGGCGTGCTGCGTGGCGTCTACCGCTACCGGCCGGCCCCCGAGGGCCGCACCAACACCGCCAACATCCTCGCGTCCGGGGTCTCGATGCCCTCGGCGCTGCGGGCCGCCGAGATGCTGGCCGCCGAATGGGACGTCGCCACCGACGTGTGGTCGGTGACGAGCTGGAGCGAGCTCAACCGCGACGGCGTCGCGATCCAGACCCAACGGCTGCGGCATCCCGAACGGCCCGCCGCGGAGCCGTACGTGACGACGGCGCTGTCCAAGGCGAACGGCCCTTTCGTCGCCGTCTCCGATTGGATGCGCGCCGTGCCCGAGCAGATCCGGCCGTGGGTGCCAGGCACCTACGTCACGCTGGGCACCGACGGGTTCGGCTTCTCCGACACCCGCCCAGCCGCCCGCCGCTACTTCAACACCGACGCCGAATCGCAGGTCGTCGCGGTGCTCGAGGCGCTGGCCCGCGACGGCGATATAGACCCCTCGGTGCCGGTCGCGGCCGCGCGGCAGTACCGCATCGACGACGTGCAGGCCGCTCCGGCGCAGACCTCGGATCCCGGCCCCGGCGCCTGA
- a CDS encoding TetR/AcrR family transcriptional regulator: MNARDPDSRREHLLATALAVLDEFGPAEVTTRKLAKHAGMTTMAVYSEFGSMGGVVRAVVDAGFAELGRSFASLERTDDPICDMLLVGATYRALALSRPHLYSVMFGAAELGGYRRTGDELTQGIDTFQVGVDAVAEAMDHGLIKAGDAFLVTAQLWSALHGQLILENANMLDITDDPYRNVFLPLMKALIVGLGARPDTIATSVARALELLPPEHNSRFQRRDTTPSPVALYSPIDGDMPR; this comes from the coding sequence ATGAACGCACGCGACCCCGACTCCCGCCGCGAGCACCTACTCGCAACGGCGCTCGCGGTGCTCGACGAATTTGGACCGGCCGAGGTGACCACGCGCAAACTGGCCAAGCACGCGGGCATGACCACCATGGCCGTGTACTCGGAGTTCGGGTCGATGGGTGGCGTCGTCCGCGCCGTAGTCGATGCCGGCTTCGCCGAACTCGGACGGTCGTTCGCTTCGTTGGAGCGGACCGACGACCCGATCTGCGACATGCTGCTAGTTGGCGCGACGTACCGTGCGCTCGCCTTATCGCGACCGCACCTTTACAGCGTGATGTTCGGCGCCGCCGAACTCGGCGGCTACCGTCGGACCGGCGATGAACTCACCCAAGGCATCGACACCTTCCAGGTCGGCGTCGACGCCGTCGCCGAAGCCATGGACCATGGGTTGATCAAGGCCGGGGACGCGTTCCTGGTCACTGCACAGTTGTGGTCGGCTCTGCACGGACAACTGATCCTCGAGAATGCAAACATGCTCGACATCACCGACGATCCGTATAGGAACGTCTTCCTTCCGCTCATGAAGGCGCTGATTGTCGGACTCGGAGCAAGACCGGATACGATCGCCACCTCCGTGGCCCGTGCCCTCGAACTGCTTCCCCCCGAGCACAATTCGCGATTTCAACGTCGAGATACCACACCAAGTCCCGTGGCCCTTTACTCACCGATTGACGGCGACATGCCACGCTGA